The Gallus gallus isolate bGalGal1 chromosome 28, bGalGal1.mat.broiler.GRCg7b, whole genome shotgun sequence genome has a segment encoding these proteins:
- the HNRNPM gene encoding heterogeneous nuclear ribonucleoprotein M isoform X7 codes for MEESMKKAAEVLNKHSLGGRPLKVKEDPDGEHARRAMQKVMAAGGMGIGPGPGGPGMINIPPSILNNPNIPNEIIHALQAGRLGSTVFVANLDYKVGWKKLKEVFSMAGAVVRADILEDKDGKSRGIGTVTFEQAIEAVQAISMFNGQLLFDRPMHVKMDERAFPKGDFFPPERPQQLPHGLGGIGMGLGPGGQPIDANHLNKGMGMGNMGPGGMGMEGMGFGMNKMGGMEGPFGGMENIGRFPAGMNMGRMSEMDRAMGGGFEREFGRNEMGMSRSFGETLERGIGGGNASIPGIERMAPGIDRMGSGIERIPSGMGHGMERVGSEIDRMGLVLDRMSSNVDRIGSGIDRMAPLGIDHIAPNIERMGPAIERMGSGIERMGSGIGFGIERMGAAIDRVGTTMDRMGSGVERMGSGMDRMGIGMERMVPAGMGTGMGQVIERMPAGLDRIGATPMERIGIDRMGAASMERMGLERIGATNMERMGPAMGQGMGAGIDRMGLAMGSNFERTMEMERGNFAGNFAGSLGGTGGPAAGVARKACQIFVRNLPFDFTWKMLKDKFNECGHVLYADIKMENGKSKGCGVVRFESPEVAERACRMMNGIQLRGREIDVRIDRNA; via the exons ATGgaagaaagcatgaaaaagGCTGCAGAGGTTTTGAACAAGCATAGTCTTGGTGGAAGACCGTTGAAAGTGAAAGAA gATCCTGATGGCGAGCATGCCAGGAGGGCGATGCAGAAGGTCATGGCGGCTGGTGGAATGGGTATTGGCCCGGGCCCTGGTGGCCCTGGAATGATCAATATCCCACCTAGTATACTCAACAATCCCAACATACCCAATGAGATCATTCATGCTTTACAGGCAGGGAGACTTGGAAGCACTGTCTTTGTTGCAAAT TTGGATTACAAGGTTGGTtggaagaaactgaaagaagtCTTCAGCATGGCTGGTGCTGTGGTTCGAGCAGACATATTAGAAGATAAAGATGGCAAAAGTCGTGGAATTGGCACTGTCACTTTTGAACAAGCCATAGAGGCTGTTCAGGCTATAT caatgttTAATGGGCAGCTGCTGTTTGACAGGCCAATGCACGTAAAAATG gaTGAACGAGCCTTTCCTAAAGGAGACTTCTTTCCTCCAGAACGACCCCAACAACTTCCTC atggTCTTGGTGGTATTGGCATGGGATTAGGACCTGGAGGTCAACCTATTGATGcaaatcatttaaacaaagGCATGGGAATGGGCAACATGGGACCTGGAG GAATGGGAATGGAAGGCATGGGCTTTGGAATGAATAAAATGGGAG GAATGGAAGGTCCTTTTGGTGGCATGGAAAACATTGGTCGCTTTCCAGCTGGAATGAACATGGGCAGAATGAGTG AGATGGATCGTGCCATGGGAGGAGGATTTGAGAGAGAAtttggaagaaatgaaatgggaaTGTCTCGTAGTTTTGGAGAGACCTTGGAGAGAGGAATAG GTGGTGGAAATGCCAGCATTCCTGGGATTGAGAGGATGGCTCCTGGCATTGATCGTATGGGCTCGGGAATAGAAAGAATACCTTCTGGGATGGGTCATGGGATGGAGAGAGTAGGGTCAGAAATAGACAGGATGGGTCTTGTTTTGGATCGCATGAGTTCCAATGTGGATCGAATCGGTTCTGGAATTGACCGAATGGCCCCTCTGGGCATAGATCACATTGCTCCTAACATTGAGAGGATGGGACCAGCTATTGAGAGAATGGGTTCTGGCATAGAAAGAATGGGTTCTGGAATAGGCTTTGGTATTGAGAGGATGGGTGCTGCCATTGATCGTGTTGGTACCACTATGGATAGAATGGGATCAGGTGTAGAACGTATGGGTTCTGGCATGGATAGAATGGGTATAGGTATGGAGCGTATGGTCCCTGCTGGAATGGGAACTGGAATGGGTCAGGTCATAGAGAGAATGCCAGCTGGCTTAGATCGCATAGGTGCCACTCCTATGGAAAGGATAGGAATAGATCGTATGGGTGCTGCTAGCATGGAGAGAATGGGCTTGGAGCGCATTGGAGCCACTAATATGGAAAGAATGGGTcctgctatggggcagggcatgGGAGCAGGCATAGATCGCATGGGACTTGCAATGGGAAGCAATTTTGAAAGAACAATGGAAATGGAACGTGGAAACTTTGCAGGCAATTTTGCAGGCTCCCTTGGAGGAACTGGAGGACCTGCAGCTGGGGTGGCCAGAAAAGCTTGTCAGATATTTGTGAGAAAT CTGCCCTTTGATTTTACATGGAAAATGCTGAAAGATAAATTTAATGAATGTG gtCACGTGCTGTATGCTGATATCAAGATGGAGAATGGGAAATCAAAAGGATGTGGTGTGGTTAGATTTGAGTCCCCAGAAGTAGCTGAGAGAGCCTGCCGCATGATGAATGGGATACAGCTCCGTGGGAGGGAGATAGATGTGCGAATTGATAGAAATGCTTAA
- the HNRNPM gene encoding heterogeneous nuclear ribonucleoprotein M isoform X5, which yields MEESMKKAAEVLNKHSLGGRPLKVKEQLRTCSYIKGPIKQKSRETSSVLTVTLGRRDPDGEHARRAMQKVMAAGGMGIGPGPGGPGMINIPPSILNNPNIPNEIIHALQAGRLGSTVFVANLDYKVGWKKLKEVFSMAGAVVRADILEDKDGKSRGIGTVTFEQAIEAVQAISMFNGQLLFDRPMHVKMDERAFPKGDFFPPERPQQLPHGLGGIGMGLGPGGQPIDANHLNKGMGMGNMGPGGMGMEGMGFGMNKMGGMEGPFGGMENIGRFPAGMNMGRMSEMDRAMGGGFEREFGRNEMGMSRSFGETLERGIGGGNASIPGIERMAPGIDRMGSGIERIPSGMGHGMERVGSEIDRMGLVLDRMSSNVDRIGSGIDRMAPLGIDHIAPNIERMGPAIERMGSGIERMGSGIGFGIERMGAAIDRVGTTMDRMGSGVERMGSGMDRMGIGMERMVPAGMGTGMGQVIERMPAGLDRIGATPMERIGIDRMGAASMERMGLERIGATNMERMGPAMGQGMGAGIDRMGLAMGSNFERTMEMERGNFAGNFAGSLGGTGGPAAGVARKACQIFVRNLPFDFTWKMLKDKFNECGHVLYADIKMENGKSKGCGVVRFESPEVAERACRMMNGIQLRGREIDVRIDRNA from the exons ATGgaagaaagcatgaaaaagGCTGCAGAGGTTTTGAACAAGCATAGTCTTGGTGGAAGACCGTTGAAAGTGAAAGAA CAGCTTAGAACCTGTAGCTACATCAAAGGCccaattaaacaaaaatcaagagaGACTTCTTCAGTGTTAACAGTGACTCTTGGCCGTAGG gATCCTGATGGCGAGCATGCCAGGAGGGCGATGCAGAAGGTCATGGCGGCTGGTGGAATGGGTATTGGCCCGGGCCCTGGTGGCCCTGGAATGATCAATATCCCACCTAGTATACTCAACAATCCCAACATACCCAATGAGATCATTCATGCTTTACAGGCAGGGAGACTTGGAAGCACTGTCTTTGTTGCAAAT TTGGATTACAAGGTTGGTtggaagaaactgaaagaagtCTTCAGCATGGCTGGTGCTGTGGTTCGAGCAGACATATTAGAAGATAAAGATGGCAAAAGTCGTGGAATTGGCACTGTCACTTTTGAACAAGCCATAGAGGCTGTTCAGGCTATAT caatgttTAATGGGCAGCTGCTGTTTGACAGGCCAATGCACGTAAAAATG gaTGAACGAGCCTTTCCTAAAGGAGACTTCTTTCCTCCAGAACGACCCCAACAACTTCCTC atggTCTTGGTGGTATTGGCATGGGATTAGGACCTGGAGGTCAACCTATTGATGcaaatcatttaaacaaagGCATGGGAATGGGCAACATGGGACCTGGAG GAATGGGAATGGAAGGCATGGGCTTTGGAATGAATAAAATGGGAG GAATGGAAGGTCCTTTTGGTGGCATGGAAAACATTGGTCGCTTTCCAGCTGGAATGAACATGGGCAGAATGAGTG AGATGGATCGTGCCATGGGAGGAGGATTTGAGAGAGAAtttggaagaaatgaaatgggaaTGTCTCGTAGTTTTGGAGAGACCTTGGAGAGAGGAATAG GTGGTGGAAATGCCAGCATTCCTGGGATTGAGAGGATGGCTCCTGGCATTGATCGTATGGGCTCGGGAATAGAAAGAATACCTTCTGGGATGGGTCATGGGATGGAGAGAGTAGGGTCAGAAATAGACAGGATGGGTCTTGTTTTGGATCGCATGAGTTCCAATGTGGATCGAATCGGTTCTGGAATTGACCGAATGGCCCCTCTGGGCATAGATCACATTGCTCCTAACATTGAGAGGATGGGACCAGCTATTGAGAGAATGGGTTCTGGCATAGAAAGAATGGGTTCTGGAATAGGCTTTGGTATTGAGAGGATGGGTGCTGCCATTGATCGTGTTGGTACCACTATGGATAGAATGGGATCAGGTGTAGAACGTATGGGTTCTGGCATGGATAGAATGGGTATAGGTATGGAGCGTATGGTCCCTGCTGGAATGGGAACTGGAATGGGTCAGGTCATAGAGAGAATGCCAGCTGGCTTAGATCGCATAGGTGCCACTCCTATGGAAAGGATAGGAATAGATCGTATGGGTGCTGCTAGCATGGAGAGAATGGGCTTGGAGCGCATTGGAGCCACTAATATGGAAAGAATGGGTcctgctatggggcagggcatgGGAGCAGGCATAGATCGCATGGGACTTGCAATGGGAAGCAATTTTGAAAGAACAATGGAAATGGAACGTGGAAACTTTGCAGGCAATTTTGCAGGCTCCCTTGGAGGAACTGGAGGACCTGCAGCTGGGGTGGCCAGAAAAGCTTGTCAGATATTTGTGAGAAAT CTGCCCTTTGATTTTACATGGAAAATGCTGAAAGATAAATTTAATGAATGTG gtCACGTGCTGTATGCTGATATCAAGATGGAGAATGGGAAATCAAAAGGATGTGGTGTGGTTAGATTTGAGTCCCCAGAAGTAGCTGAGAGAGCCTGCCGCATGATGAATGGGATACAGCTCCGTGGGAGGGAGATAGATGTGCGAATTGATAGAAATGCTTAA
- the HNRNPM gene encoding heterogeneous nuclear ribonucleoprotein M, translating to MAAAAAVAAATESAGGKMEEPPAAAAPPPPNGAGGAGDPPAKSEGERPSQNEKRKEKSVKRGGNRFEPYANPAKRYRAFITNIPFDVKWQSLKDLVKEKVGEVTYVELLMDAEGKSRGCAVVEFKMEESMKKAAEVLNKHSLGGRPLKVKEDPDGEHARRAMQKVMAAGGMGIGPGPGGPGMINIPPSILNNPNIPNEIIHALQAGRLGSTVFVANLDYKVGWKKLKEVFSMAGAVVRADILEDKDGKSRGIGTVTFEQAIEAVQAISMFNGQLLFDRPMHVKMDERAFPKGDFFPPERPQQLPRMGMEGMGFGMNKMGGMEGPFGGMENIGRFPAGMNMGRMSEMDRAMGGGFEREFGRNEMGMSRSFGETLERGIGGGNASIPGIERMAPGIDRMGSGIERIPSGMGHGMERVGSEIDRMGLVLDRMSSNVDRIGSGIDRMAPLGIDHIAPNIERMGPAIERMGSGIERMGSGIGFGIERMGAAIDRVGTTMDRMGSGVERMGSGMDRMGIGMERMVPAGMGTGMGQVIERMPAGLDRIGATPMERIGIDRMGAASMERMGLERIGATNMERMGPAMGQGMGAGIDRMGLAMGSNFERTMEMERGNFAGNFAGSLGGTGGPAAGVARKACQIFVRNLPFDFTWKMLKDKFNECGHVLYADIKMENGKSKGCGVVRFESPEVAERACRMMNGIQLRGREIDVRIDRNA from the exons ATGGCGGCAGCGGCGGCTGTAGCGGCGGCTACCGAAAGCGCCGGGGGCAAAATGGAGGAACcaccggcggcggcggccccgccgcctcccaacggggcgggcggcgccggGGACCCGCCCGCCAAGAG TGAAGGTGAACGACCAAGTCAGAAcgagaaaaggaaagagaagagtgtgaaaagaggaggaaatcgCTTTGAGCCATATGCTAATCCTGCGAAGAGATACCGAGCTTTTATTACAAATATTCCATTTGACGTGAAGTGGCAGTCTCTGAAAGACCTGGTCAAAGAGAAAG TTGGTGAGGTAACATACGTGGAGCTCTTAATGGACGCTGAAGGAAAGTCAAGG GGATGCGC TGTTGTTGAATTCAAGATGgaagaaagcatgaaaaagGCTGCAGAGGTTTTGAACAAGCATAGTCTTGGTGGAAGACCGTTGAAAGTGAAAGAA gATCCTGATGGCGAGCATGCCAGGAGGGCGATGCAGAAGGTCATGGCGGCTGGTGGAATGGGTATTGGCCCGGGCCCTGGTGGCCCTGGAATGATCAATATCCCACCTAGTATACTCAACAATCCCAACATACCCAATGAGATCATTCATGCTTTACAGGCAGGGAGACTTGGAAGCACTGTCTTTGTTGCAAAT TTGGATTACAAGGTTGGTtggaagaaactgaaagaagtCTTCAGCATGGCTGGTGCTGTGGTTCGAGCAGACATATTAGAAGATAAAGATGGCAAAAGTCGTGGAATTGGCACTGTCACTTTTGAACAAGCCATAGAGGCTGTTCAGGCTATAT caatgttTAATGGGCAGCTGCTGTTTGACAGGCCAATGCACGTAAAAATG gaTGAACGAGCCTTTCCTAAAGGAGACTTCTTTCCTCCAGAACGACCCCAACAACTTCCTC GAATGGGAATGGAAGGCATGGGCTTTGGAATGAATAAAATGGGAG GAATGGAAGGTCCTTTTGGTGGCATGGAAAACATTGGTCGCTTTCCAGCTGGAATGAACATGGGCAGAATGAGTG AGATGGATCGTGCCATGGGAGGAGGATTTGAGAGAGAAtttggaagaaatgaaatgggaaTGTCTCGTAGTTTTGGAGAGACCTTGGAGAGAGGAATAG GTGGTGGAAATGCCAGCATTCCTGGGATTGAGAGGATGGCTCCTGGCATTGATCGTATGGGCTCGGGAATAGAAAGAATACCTTCTGGGATGGGTCATGGGATGGAGAGAGTAGGGTCAGAAATAGACAGGATGGGTCTTGTTTTGGATCGCATGAGTTCCAATGTGGATCGAATCGGTTCTGGAATTGACCGAATGGCCCCTCTGGGCATAGATCACATTGCTCCTAACATTGAGAGGATGGGACCAGCTATTGAGAGAATGGGTTCTGGCATAGAAAGAATGGGTTCTGGAATAGGCTTTGGTATTGAGAGGATGGGTGCTGCCATTGATCGTGTTGGTACCACTATGGATAGAATGGGATCAGGTGTAGAACGTATGGGTTCTGGCATGGATAGAATGGGTATAGGTATGGAGCGTATGGTCCCTGCTGGAATGGGAACTGGAATGGGTCAGGTCATAGAGAGAATGCCAGCTGGCTTAGATCGCATAGGTGCCACTCCTATGGAAAGGATAGGAATAGATCGTATGGGTGCTGCTAGCATGGAGAGAATGGGCTTGGAGCGCATTGGAGCCACTAATATGGAAAGAATGGGTcctgctatggggcagggcatgGGAGCAGGCATAGATCGCATGGGACTTGCAATGGGAAGCAATTTTGAAAGAACAATGGAAATGGAACGTGGAAACTTTGCAGGCAATTTTGCAGGCTCCCTTGGAGGAACTGGAGGACCTGCAGCTGGGGTGGCCAGAAAAGCTTGTCAGATATTTGTGAGAAAT CTGCCCTTTGATTTTACATGGAAAATGCTGAAAGATAAATTTAATGAATGTG gtCACGTGCTGTATGCTGATATCAAGATGGAGAATGGGAAATCAAAAGGATGTGGTGTGGTTAGATTTGAGTCCCCAGAAGTAGCTGAGAGAGCCTGCCGCATGATGAATGGGATACAGCTCCGTGGGAGGGAGATAGATGTGCGAATTGATAGAAATGCTTAA
- the HNRNPM gene encoding heterogeneous nuclear ribonucleoprotein M isoform X3, which translates to MAAAAAVAAATESAGGKMEEPPAAAAPPPPNGAGGAGDPPAKSEGERPSQNEKRKEKSVKRGGNRFEPYANPAKRYRAFITNIPFDVKWQSLKDLVKEKVGEVTYVELLMDAEGKSRGCAVVEFKMEESMKKAAEVLNKHSLGGRPLKVKEDPDGEHARRAMQKVMAAGGMGIGPGPGGPGMINIPPSILNNPNIPNEIIHALQAGRLGSTVFVANLDYKVGWKKLKEVFSMAGAVVRADILEDKDGKSRGIGTVTFEQAIEAVQAISMFNGQLLFDRPMHVKMDERAFPKGDFFPPERPQQLPHGLGGIGMGLGPGGQPIDANHLNKGMGMGNMGPGGMGMEGMGFGMNKMGGMEGPFGGMENIGRFPAGMNMGRMSEMDRAMGGGFEREFGRNEMGMSRSFGETLERGIGGGNASIPGIERMAPGIDRMGSGIERIPSGMGHGMERVGSEIDRMGLVLDRMSSNVDRIGSGIDRMAPLGIDHIAPNIERMGPAIERMGSGIERMGSGIGFGIERMGAAIDRVGTTMDRMGSGVERMGSGMDRMGIGMERMVPAGMGTGMGQVIERMPAGLDRIGATPMERIGIDRMGAASMERMGLERIGATNMERMGPAMGQGMGAGIDRMGLAMGSNFERTMEMERGNFAGNFAGSLGGTGGPAAGVARKACQIFVRNLPFDFTWKMLKDKFNECGHVLYADIKMENGKSKGCGVVRFESPEVAERACRMMNGIQLRGREIDVRIDRNA; encoded by the exons ATGGCGGCAGCGGCGGCTGTAGCGGCGGCTACCGAAAGCGCCGGGGGCAAAATGGAGGAACcaccggcggcggcggccccgccgcctcccaacggggcgggcggcgccggGGACCCGCCCGCCAAGAG TGAAGGTGAACGACCAAGTCAGAAcgagaaaaggaaagagaagagtgtgaaaagaggaggaaatcgCTTTGAGCCATATGCTAATCCTGCGAAGAGATACCGAGCTTTTATTACAAATATTCCATTTGACGTGAAGTGGCAGTCTCTGAAAGACCTGGTCAAAGAGAAAG TTGGTGAGGTAACATACGTGGAGCTCTTAATGGACGCTGAAGGAAAGTCAAGG GGATGCGC TGTTGTTGAATTCAAGATGgaagaaagcatgaaaaagGCTGCAGAGGTTTTGAACAAGCATAGTCTTGGTGGAAGACCGTTGAAAGTGAAAGAA gATCCTGATGGCGAGCATGCCAGGAGGGCGATGCAGAAGGTCATGGCGGCTGGTGGAATGGGTATTGGCCCGGGCCCTGGTGGCCCTGGAATGATCAATATCCCACCTAGTATACTCAACAATCCCAACATACCCAATGAGATCATTCATGCTTTACAGGCAGGGAGACTTGGAAGCACTGTCTTTGTTGCAAAT TTGGATTACAAGGTTGGTtggaagaaactgaaagaagtCTTCAGCATGGCTGGTGCTGTGGTTCGAGCAGACATATTAGAAGATAAAGATGGCAAAAGTCGTGGAATTGGCACTGTCACTTTTGAACAAGCCATAGAGGCTGTTCAGGCTATAT caatgttTAATGGGCAGCTGCTGTTTGACAGGCCAATGCACGTAAAAATG gaTGAACGAGCCTTTCCTAAAGGAGACTTCTTTCCTCCAGAACGACCCCAACAACTTCCTC atggTCTTGGTGGTATTGGCATGGGATTAGGACCTGGAGGTCAACCTATTGATGcaaatcatttaaacaaagGCATGGGAATGGGCAACATGGGACCTGGAG GAATGGGAATGGAAGGCATGGGCTTTGGAATGAATAAAATGGGAG GAATGGAAGGTCCTTTTGGTGGCATGGAAAACATTGGTCGCTTTCCAGCTGGAATGAACATGGGCAGAATGAGTG AGATGGATCGTGCCATGGGAGGAGGATTTGAGAGAGAAtttggaagaaatgaaatgggaaTGTCTCGTAGTTTTGGAGAGACCTTGGAGAGAGGAATAG GTGGTGGAAATGCCAGCATTCCTGGGATTGAGAGGATGGCTCCTGGCATTGATCGTATGGGCTCGGGAATAGAAAGAATACCTTCTGGGATGGGTCATGGGATGGAGAGAGTAGGGTCAGAAATAGACAGGATGGGTCTTGTTTTGGATCGCATGAGTTCCAATGTGGATCGAATCGGTTCTGGAATTGACCGAATGGCCCCTCTGGGCATAGATCACATTGCTCCTAACATTGAGAGGATGGGACCAGCTATTGAGAGAATGGGTTCTGGCATAGAAAGAATGGGTTCTGGAATAGGCTTTGGTATTGAGAGGATGGGTGCTGCCATTGATCGTGTTGGTACCACTATGGATAGAATGGGATCAGGTGTAGAACGTATGGGTTCTGGCATGGATAGAATGGGTATAGGTATGGAGCGTATGGTCCCTGCTGGAATGGGAACTGGAATGGGTCAGGTCATAGAGAGAATGCCAGCTGGCTTAGATCGCATAGGTGCCACTCCTATGGAAAGGATAGGAATAGATCGTATGGGTGCTGCTAGCATGGAGAGAATGGGCTTGGAGCGCATTGGAGCCACTAATATGGAAAGAATGGGTcctgctatggggcagggcatgGGAGCAGGCATAGATCGCATGGGACTTGCAATGGGAAGCAATTTTGAAAGAACAATGGAAATGGAACGTGGAAACTTTGCAGGCAATTTTGCAGGCTCCCTTGGAGGAACTGGAGGACCTGCAGCTGGGGTGGCCAGAAAAGCTTGTCAGATATTTGTGAGAAAT CTGCCCTTTGATTTTACATGGAAAATGCTGAAAGATAAATTTAATGAATGTG gtCACGTGCTGTATGCTGATATCAAGATGGAGAATGGGAAATCAAAAGGATGTGGTGTGGTTAGATTTGAGTCCCCAGAAGTAGCTGAGAGAGCCTGCCGCATGATGAATGGGATACAGCTCCGTGGGAGGGAGATAGATGTGCGAATTGATAGAAATGCTTAA
- the HNRNPM gene encoding heterogeneous nuclear ribonucleoprotein M isoform X8: MAAAAAVAAATESAGGKMEEPPAAAAPPPPNGAGGAGDPPAKSEGERPSQNEKRKEKSVKRGGNRFEPYANPAKRYRAFITNIPFDVKWQSLKDLVKEKVGEVTYVELLMDAEGKSRGCAVVEFKMEESMKKAAEVLNKHSLGGRPLKVKEQLRTCSYIKGPIKQKSRETSSVLTVTLGRRDPDGEHARRAMQKVMAAGGMGIGPGPGGPGMINIPPSILNNPNIPNEIIHALQAGRLGSTVFVANLDYKVGWKKLKEVFSMAGAVVRADILEDKDGKSRGIGTVTFEQAIEAVQAISMFNGQLLFDRPMHVKMDERAFPKGDFFPPERPQQLPHGLGGIGMGLGPGGQPIDANHLNKGMGMGNMGPGGMGMEGMGFGMNKMGGMEGPFGGMENIGRFPAGMNMGRMSEMDRAMGGGFEREFGRNEMGMSRSFGETLERGIGGGNASIPGIERMAPGIDRNFAGSLGGTGGPAAGVARKACQIFVRNLPFDFTWKMLKDKFNECGHVLYADIKMENGKSKGCGVVRFESPEVAERACRMMNGIQLRGREIDVRIDRNA, from the exons ATGGCGGCAGCGGCGGCTGTAGCGGCGGCTACCGAAAGCGCCGGGGGCAAAATGGAGGAACcaccggcggcggcggccccgccgcctcccaacggggcgggcggcgccggGGACCCGCCCGCCAAGAG TGAAGGTGAACGACCAAGTCAGAAcgagaaaaggaaagagaagagtgtgaaaagaggaggaaatcgCTTTGAGCCATATGCTAATCCTGCGAAGAGATACCGAGCTTTTATTACAAATATTCCATTTGACGTGAAGTGGCAGTCTCTGAAAGACCTGGTCAAAGAGAAAG TTGGTGAGGTAACATACGTGGAGCTCTTAATGGACGCTGAAGGAAAGTCAAGG GGATGCGC TGTTGTTGAATTCAAGATGgaagaaagcatgaaaaagGCTGCAGAGGTTTTGAACAAGCATAGTCTTGGTGGAAGACCGTTGAAAGTGAAAGAA CAGCTTAGAACCTGTAGCTACATCAAAGGCccaattaaacaaaaatcaagagaGACTTCTTCAGTGTTAACAGTGACTCTTGGCCGTAGG gATCCTGATGGCGAGCATGCCAGGAGGGCGATGCAGAAGGTCATGGCGGCTGGTGGAATGGGTATTGGCCCGGGCCCTGGTGGCCCTGGAATGATCAATATCCCACCTAGTATACTCAACAATCCCAACATACCCAATGAGATCATTCATGCTTTACAGGCAGGGAGACTTGGAAGCACTGTCTTTGTTGCAAAT TTGGATTACAAGGTTGGTtggaagaaactgaaagaagtCTTCAGCATGGCTGGTGCTGTGGTTCGAGCAGACATATTAGAAGATAAAGATGGCAAAAGTCGTGGAATTGGCACTGTCACTTTTGAACAAGCCATAGAGGCTGTTCAGGCTATAT caatgttTAATGGGCAGCTGCTGTTTGACAGGCCAATGCACGTAAAAATG gaTGAACGAGCCTTTCCTAAAGGAGACTTCTTTCCTCCAGAACGACCCCAACAACTTCCTC atggTCTTGGTGGTATTGGCATGGGATTAGGACCTGGAGGTCAACCTATTGATGcaaatcatttaaacaaagGCATGGGAATGGGCAACATGGGACCTGGAG GAATGGGAATGGAAGGCATGGGCTTTGGAATGAATAAAATGGGAG GAATGGAAGGTCCTTTTGGTGGCATGGAAAACATTGGTCGCTTTCCAGCTGGAATGAACATGGGCAGAATGAGTG AGATGGATCGTGCCATGGGAGGAGGATTTGAGAGAGAAtttggaagaaatgaaatgggaaTGTCTCGTAGTTTTGGAGAGACCTTGGAGAGAGGAATAG GTGGTGGAAATGCCAGCATTCCTGGGATTGAGAGGATGGCTCCTGGCATTGATC GCAATTTTGCAGGCTCCCTTGGAGGAACTGGAGGACCTGCAGCTGGGGTGGCCAGAAAAGCTTGTCAGATATTTGTGAGAAAT CTGCCCTTTGATTTTACATGGAAAATGCTGAAAGATAAATTTAATGAATGTG gtCACGTGCTGTATGCTGATATCAAGATGGAGAATGGGAAATCAAAAGGATGTGGTGTGGTTAGATTTGAGTCCCCAGAAGTAGCTGAGAGAGCCTGCCGCATGATGAATGGGATACAGCTCCGTGGGAGGGAGATAGATGTGCGAATTGATAGAAATGCTTAA